A section of the Macadamia integrifolia cultivar HAES 741 chromosome 9, SCU_Mint_v3, whole genome shotgun sequence genome encodes:
- the LOC122088205 gene encoding protein FIZZY-RELATED 3, with protein sequence MDSSQRRKSGLNLPAGMTESHLHLQTFSPTSFRTISSLSSLSPSKGTCSDRFIPCRSSSRLHTFGLIENASPVKEGGNEAYCRLLKKELFGTDFGSVSPAGKVQGSPLMSPNKNMLRFKTDPCSPSSPFSPSVFNHDGAISGEVSTPPKPPRKVPKTPHKVLDAPSLQDDFYLNLVDWSSQNTLAVGLGTCVYLWTASTSKVTKLCDLGPNDSVCSVQWTREGSYISIGTYLGEVQVWDGTQCKRVRTMGGHQTRTGILAWSSRILSSGSRDRTILQHDMRVSSDFVSKLSGHKSEVCGLKWSHDDRELASGGNDNQLLVWNHHSQQPILKLTEHTAAVKAIAWSPHQSSLLASGGGTADRCIRFWNSTTGNQLNSVDTGSQVCNLAWSKNVNELVSTHGYSQNQIMVWKYPSMSKVATLTGHSLRVLYLAMSPDGQTIVTGAGDETLRFWNVFPSLKSPAPVRDTGLWSLGRTHIR encoded by the exons ATGGATTCAAGCCAGAGGAGGAAAAGCGGGTTGAATCTCCCAGCTGGGATGACCGAATCCCATCTCCACCTTCAAACTTTCTCACCTACTTCATTCCGAACGATCTCTAGCTTATCATCATTGTCTCCTTCAAAGGGAACATGCAGTGACAGATTCATTCCTTGCAGATCCTCTTCACGGCTTCATACTTTTGGGCTGATCGAAAATGCTTCCCCAGTTAAAGAAGGGGGAAACGAGGCATATTGCAGGTTGTTGAAGAAAGAACTTTTTGGGACTGATTTTGGGTCTGTTTCTCCTGCAGGTAAGGTTCAGGGTTCGCCATTGATGAGTCCAAACAAGAATATGTTGAGGTTCAAGACTGATCCATGTAGCCCAAGCTCGCCTTTCTCTCCGTCTGTGTTTAACCATGATGGAGCAATCTCCGGAGAGGTTTCTACACCACCTAAGCCTCCTAGGAAGGTTCCCAAGACACCCCACAAG GTTCTGGATGCTCCCTCACTTCAAGATGATTTCTACCTGAACCTTGTAGATTGGTCTTCACAAAACACTCTTGCAGTTGGATTGGGAACCTGTGTTTATCTGTGGACTGCATCAACTAGTAAG GTGACAAAATTATGTGATCTGGGACCTAATGACAGTGTGTGTTCTGTCCAATGGACCCGTGAGGGCTCTTACATATCAATTGGTACCTATCTTggtgaagttcag GTTTGGGATGGCACTCAGTGCAAGAGGGTCCGTACCATGGGCGGGCATCAAACTAGAACTGGAATTCTTGCATGGAGTTCGCGTATATTGTCTTCTGGGAGCAGAGACCGAACCATACTTCAACATGATATGCGTGTCTCTAGTGACTTTGTTAGTAAGCTTTCCGGCCATAAATCTGAG GTATGTGGGCTGAAATGGTCCCATGATGACAGGGAGCTTGCATCTGGTGGAAATGATAATCAG CTCTTGGTTTGGAACCATCATTCTCAACAGCCAATCTTAAAACTTACAGAGCACACTGCTGCTGTCAAGGCCATTGCTTGGTCACCACACCAGAGCAGCCTTCTTGCATCTGGAGGTGGAACTGCTGATCGGTGCATTCGCTTTTGGAACAGCACAACTGGCAACCAGCTGAACAGTGTTGACACAGGCAGCCAG GTCTGCAATCTAGCATGGAGTAAGAATGTGAATGAGCTTGTCAGTACCCATGGGTACTCCCAGAATCAGATTATGGTGTGGAAGTATCCATCAATGAGCAAG GTTGCAACCCTTACTGGTCATAGTTTGCGAGTGTTATATCTTGCCATGTCACCCGATGGGCAG ACTATTGTTACTGGAGCAGGGGATGAGACCCTTCGATTTTGGAATGTTTTTCCTTCCTTGAAATCACCT GCACCAGTCCGGGATACTGGACTTTGGTCACTAGGACGAACCCATATTCGATAA